A genomic region of Phragmites australis chromosome 2, lpPhrAust1.1, whole genome shotgun sequence contains the following coding sequences:
- the LOC133909185 gene encoding cytochrome P450 86A1-like — protein MATVPDGGVLHLHPYAVATAAVALASAYMVWFWALSRRLSGPRMWPLVGSLPSVVLNRARVHDWIVDNLRATGEAATYQTCILPLPLLARRQGLVTVTCNPRNLEHILRTRFDNYPKGPMWQAAFHDLLGQGIFNSDGETWLLQRKTAALEFTTRTLRQAMARWANRIIKYRLWSILADHCEAAASVDLQDLLLRLTFDNICGLTFGKDPETLSPGLQENPFANAFDTATEATMQRFLFPSFLWRIKKALGIGSEQSLRESLAVVDHYMTEAIAARKATPSDDLLSRFMKKRDGNGRAFPEDVLQWIALNFVLAGRDTSSVALSWFFWMLMQRREVERKVVLEIASVLRQTRGDDTGRWTEEPLDFDELDRLVYLKAALAETLRLYPSVPQDSKYVVADDVLPNGTVVPAGSAITYSIYSVGRMESIWGKDCADFRPERWLSADGTRFEPAKDAYRFVAFNGGPRTCLGKDLAYLQMKSIASAVLLRHSVELVPGHKVEQKMSLTLFMKNGLRVYVKPRDLAGYVAPPNEAPHQGAVVIPTTTAAAA, from the coding sequence ATGGCCACGGTGCCGGATGGCGGTGTGTTGCATTTGCACCCCTATGCCGTCGCCACGGCCGCGGTGGCATTGGCTTCGGCGTACATGGTGTGGTTCTGGGCGCTGTCACGGCGACTGTCCGGGCCGCGAATGTGGCCGCTCGTCGGCAGCCTTCCCAGCGTCGTGCTCAACCGGGCGCGGGTGCACGACTGGATCGTCGACAACCTGCGCGCTACGGGCGAAGCAGCCACGTACCAGACGTGCATCCTGCCGTTGCCACTCTTGGCGCGGCGCCAGGGGCTGGTGACTGTCACGTGCAACCCGCGGAACCTGGAGCACATCCTGCGCACGCGCTTCGACAACTACCCCAAGGGCCCCATGTGGCAGGCGGCGTTCCACGACCTCCTCGGCCAGGGCATCTTCAACTCCGACGGCGAGACGTGGCTGCTCCAGCGCAAGACGGCGGCGCTCGAGTTTACCACACGGACATTGCGCCAGGCGATGGCACGTTGGGCCAACCGCATAATCAAGTACCGTCTGTGGAGTATCCTCGCAGACCACTGTGAAGCCGCAGCAAGCGTTGACCTCCAAGACCTGCTCCTGCGTCTCACCTTCGACAACATTTGCGGCCTCACCTTCGGCAAGGACCCCGAGACGTTGTCCCCGGGGTTGCAGGAGAACCCCTTCGCCAACGCTTTCGACACGGCCACTGAGGCGACGATGCAGAGGTTCTTGTTCCCCAGCTTCCTGTGGCGCATCAAGAAGGCGCTCGGCATCGGCAGCGAGCAGAGCCTCCGCGAGAGCCTCGCGGTGGTGGACCATTACATGACGGAGGCCATTGCGGCGCGCAAGGCGACGCCGTCCGACGACCTGCTCTCCAGGTTCATGAAGAAGCGCGACGGAAACGGCAGGGCGTTCCCGGAGGACGTGCTCCAGTGGATCGCGCTTAACTTCGTGCTCGCCGGGCGCGACACGTCGTCCGTCGCGCTCAGCTGGTTCTTCTGGATGCTCATGCAACGGCGCGAAGTCGAGCGCAAGGTGGTTCTGGAGATCGCCTCCGTGCTCAGGCAGACACGGGGCGACGACACTGGGAGGTGGACGGAGGAGCCACTGGACTTCGACGAGCTGGATCGCCTCGTTTACCTGAAGGCGGCATTGGCGGAGACGCTACGGCTGTACCCGTCGGTGCCGCAGGACTCCAAGTACGTCGTGGCGGACGACGTGTTGCCAAACGGCACCGTAGTTCCTGCCGGCTCGGCGATCACCTACTCCATCTACTCTGTTGGAAGGATGGAGAGCATTTGGGGGAAGGACTGCGCGGATTTCCGGCCTGAGCGGTGGCTGTCGGCTGACGGGACGCGATTCGAGCCGGCCAAGGACGCGTACCGATTCGTGGCGTTCAACGGCGGGCCGAGGACTTGCCTCGGCAAGGACCTGGCCTACCTGCAGATGAAGTCCATCGCGTCGGCCGTGCTGCTGCGCCACTCAGTTGAGCTCGTCCCGGGGCACAAGGTGGAGCAGAAGATGTCACTCACGCTGTTCATGAAGAATGGTCTCCGCGTGTACGTCAAGCCGCGGGACCTTGCCGGCTACGTTGCGCCACCGAACGAGGCACCGCATCAGGGAGCCGTCGTGATCCCGACCACCACCGCAGCAGCTGCATAG